A stretch of the Streptomyces sp. 1331.2 genome encodes the following:
- a CDS encoding sugar ABC transporter ATP-binding protein, giving the protein MSKRFGTVQALTDVTLTFPPGQVTALMGENGAGKSTLLRILTGDHRPTGGRVLLDGRPLDLHSPQDARRAGIRIIPQEPEIIPHVPVAENVYAGSLPRRAGRRLDRAELRRRITADLARLGFDKVLDPDLLGSELTAAQRQLVEIMRALTGTVPARAIAFDEPTSSLSEHEVEALFALIGRLRDEGIAVVYVSHRMKEIFRLADRIAVLRDGRVAGVVQAGATDESELVRLMVGRDLSTLFVRRQVATDRVVLDVQGLTTDDVRDISLQVRAGEVVALAGLIGAGRSELALALAGDTPIRSGTVTLNGRVLRLTDPRAAIAAGIGLAPEERKAQALFLQRTIRDNTSLVSLRRLSRRRFVRRRQEKALVQEYADRLRVRAPSIEAEVRTLSGGNQQKVVLARWLARRPELLILDEPTRGVDIGAKAEIYQIIADLAREGTAVLVVSSELPEVLGLADRIVVMQNGRTTGELTRDEATEEAVLALAMADDLAAPSPAGAAATHLAKTAPARTGETR; this is encoded by the coding sequence GTGTCCAAGCGCTTCGGCACCGTCCAGGCCCTCACGGACGTCACGCTCACCTTCCCGCCCGGCCAGGTCACCGCCCTGATGGGCGAGAACGGTGCCGGCAAGTCCACCCTGCTGCGCATCCTCACCGGCGACCACCGCCCCACCGGCGGACGCGTCCTGCTCGACGGCCGCCCCCTCGACCTGCACTCCCCGCAGGACGCCCGCCGCGCCGGGATCCGGATCATCCCGCAGGAACCGGAGATCATCCCGCACGTCCCGGTCGCCGAGAACGTCTACGCCGGCTCGCTGCCCCGCCGGGCCGGCCGCCGCCTGGACCGCGCCGAACTGCGCCGCCGGATCACCGCCGACCTGGCGCGCCTCGGCTTCGACAAGGTCCTCGACCCCGACCTGCTCGGCTCCGAACTCACTGCCGCCCAGCGCCAGTTGGTCGAGATCATGCGGGCCCTGACCGGCACCGTCCCGGCCCGCGCGATCGCCTTCGACGAGCCCACCTCATCGCTTTCCGAGCACGAGGTCGAGGCCCTGTTCGCCCTGATCGGGCGGCTGCGCGACGAGGGCATCGCGGTCGTCTACGTCTCCCACCGGATGAAGGAGATCTTCCGGCTCGCCGACCGCATCGCCGTGCTGCGCGACGGCCGGGTCGCCGGGGTCGTCCAGGCCGGCGCCACCGACGAGAGCGAGCTCGTACGGCTCATGGTCGGCCGCGACCTGTCCACGCTCTTCGTCCGCCGGCAGGTCGCCACCGACCGGGTCGTCCTGGACGTGCAGGGCCTCACCACCGACGACGTGCGCGACATCAGCCTGCAGGTCCGAGCCGGCGAGGTCGTCGCCCTGGCCGGCCTGATCGGCGCCGGACGCTCCGAACTCGCCCTCGCCCTCGCCGGCGACACCCCGATCCGCTCCGGCACCGTCACGCTCAACGGCCGGGTCCTCCGGCTGACGGACCCCCGCGCCGCCATCGCCGCCGGCATCGGCCTCGCCCCCGAGGAACGCAAGGCCCAGGCACTGTTCCTGCAGCGCACCATCCGCGACAACACCTCGCTGGTCAGCCTGCGCCGGCTCAGCCGCCGACGGTTCGTCAGGCGCCGCCAGGAGAAGGCCCTCGTCCAGGAGTACGCCGACCGGCTACGGGTGCGCGCCCCCTCCATCGAGGCGGAGGTCCGCACCCTCTCCGGCGGCAACCAGCAGAAGGTCGTCCTCGCCCGCTGGCTCGCCCGCCGGCCCGAGCTGCTGATCCTCGACGAACCCACCCGCGGCGTCGACATCGGCGCCAAGGCCGAGATCTACCAGATCATCGCCGACCTCGCCCGCGAGGGCACCGCCGTCCTGGTCGTCTCCTCCGAACTGCCCGAAGTCCTCGGCCTCGCCGACCGGATCGTGGTCATGCAGAACGGCCGCACCACCGGCGAACTCACCCGCGACGAGGCGACGGAGGAGGCCGTCCTCGCCCTCGCCATGGCCGACGACCTCGCCGCCCCCAGCCCCGCTGGCGCTGCCGCCACCCACCTCGCGAAGACCGCCCCCGCCCGGACCGGAGAGACCCGATGA
- a CDS encoding ABC transporter permease, with amino-acid sequence MTTATPPTAPLPDGGALPVRPGGPRALLAAIGGQNLSLICALVAVVALFGTLNPNFVGWDNVQVIAEAATISGLLAVVQTVVIICGGLDISVGSQAGLASVTSAMVFTSTGADPYLGIGAALAIGAGIGLFNGVVIIHGRVNPTIATLAGLAAYKGVAQLVSDGRAQGYVLNDPVFVFLSRGKIAGLPTMVWLLILTAAAVHALLTYTDIGRNIYAIGGNDTAARLAGINLNKYLIAAYALSGTVAALAGVLLTARTGSGQPVSGSEGLELQSITAAALGGCALKGGKGSIGGTLLAVALLGALQNGLTVQGINAFWQNVAQGTLLVAAVVIQQRRNRERAVGLPA; translated from the coding sequence ATGACCACCGCCACTCCCCCGACCGCCCCGCTACCGGACGGCGGAGCCCTGCCCGTCCGGCCCGGTGGCCCGCGCGCCCTGCTCGCCGCGATCGGCGGGCAGAACCTCAGCCTGATCTGCGCCCTCGTCGCCGTCGTCGCCCTCTTCGGCACGCTCAACCCCAACTTCGTCGGCTGGGACAACGTCCAGGTCATCGCCGAGGCCGCCACCATCTCCGGCCTGCTGGCCGTCGTCCAGACCGTCGTGATCATCTGCGGCGGCCTCGACATCTCGGTCGGCTCCCAGGCCGGGCTCGCCTCCGTCACCAGCGCCATGGTCTTCACCTCCACCGGCGCCGACCCCTACCTCGGCATCGGCGCCGCACTCGCCATCGGCGCCGGCATCGGCCTGTTCAACGGCGTCGTCATCATCCACGGCCGGGTCAACCCGACCATCGCCACCCTCGCCGGACTGGCCGCCTACAAGGGCGTGGCCCAACTCGTCTCCGACGGCCGCGCCCAGGGCTACGTCCTCAACGACCCGGTCTTCGTCTTCCTCAGCCGCGGCAAGATCGCCGGCCTGCCCACCATGGTCTGGCTGCTGATCCTCACCGCCGCCGCCGTGCACGCCCTGCTCACCTACACCGACATCGGCCGCAACATCTACGCCATCGGCGGCAACGACACCGCCGCCCGCCTGGCCGGCATCAACCTCAACAAGTACCTGATCGCCGCCTACGCCCTCTCCGGCACCGTCGCCGCCCTCGCCGGCGTCCTGCTCACCGCCCGCACCGGCTCCGGCCAGCCGGTCTCCGGCAGCGAAGGCCTGGAGCTCCAGTCCATCACCGCCGCGGCCCTCGGCGGCTGCGCGCTCAAGGGCGGCAAGGGCAGCATCGGCGGCACGCTGCTCGCCGTCGCGCTCCTCGGCGCGCTGCAGAACGGCCTCACCGTCCAGGGCATCAACGCCTTCTGGCAGAACGTCGCCCAGGGCACCCTGCTGGTCGCCGCCGTCGTCATCCAGCAGCGCCGCAACCGCGAGCGGGCGGTCGGCCTCCCCGCCTGA
- a CDS encoding DeoR/GlpR family DNA-binding transcription regulator, with translation MADQSLLAPQRQALILEAIRKAGAVRVAELVEQFGVSDMTIRRDLDALVRQGAVQKVHGGAIAVGAASTDEPGFDVKSELEESTKAALADAAAQRVEPGSVVALSAGTTTYAVASRLLEIPQLTVVTNSLRVADLLWAAGSDGRENVPSLLLTGGTPTRSAALVGALADQTIRTLHVDLLILGVHGVSEQAGLTTPNLAEAQTNRALIASARRTVVVADHTKWGVVGLSSFATLADIDCFITDDALPAPARSTLADTVGELVVVPTTA, from the coding sequence GTGGCTGATCAGAGTTTGCTCGCCCCGCAGCGCCAGGCGCTGATCCTGGAGGCCATCCGCAAGGCCGGCGCGGTGCGCGTCGCCGAGCTGGTCGAACAGTTCGGCGTGTCGGACATGACGATCCGCCGCGACCTGGACGCCCTGGTGCGCCAGGGCGCCGTCCAGAAGGTGCACGGCGGGGCCATCGCGGTGGGGGCCGCGAGCACCGACGAACCCGGCTTCGACGTCAAGTCCGAGCTGGAGGAGAGCACCAAGGCCGCCCTGGCGGACGCGGCGGCCCAGCGCGTGGAACCGGGCAGCGTGGTCGCCCTGTCCGCCGGCACCACCACCTACGCGGTCGCCTCCCGGCTGCTGGAGATCCCGCAGCTCACCGTCGTCACCAACTCCCTGCGGGTGGCCGACCTGCTGTGGGCGGCGGGCAGCGACGGGCGGGAGAACGTCCCCTCCCTGCTGCTCACCGGCGGAACCCCCACCCGCTCCGCGGCCCTGGTGGGAGCCCTCGCCGACCAGACGATCCGCACCCTCCACGTGGACCTGCTCATCCTCGGCGTCCACGGCGTCAGCGAACAGGCCGGACTCACCACCCCCAATCTGGCCGAGGCCCAGACCAACCGGGCCCTGATCGCCTCCGCCCGCCGCACCGTCGTGGTCGCCGACCACACCAAGTGGGGCGTCGTCGGCCTCAGCAGCTTCGCCACCCTGGCGGACATCGACTGCTTCATCACCGACGACGCCCTCCCCGCCCCGGCCCGCAGCACCCTCGCCGACACGGTCGGCGAGTTGGTCGTCGTCCCGACCACCGCCTGA
- a CDS encoding restriction endonuclease, translated as MVALLALGAAVAVLRWLAANWWVLVVLALTAGAVAAAVLRARVLAARRLQLRAARLRLALSGPGGIDHMAPDAFEYAVRDLLQRDGCRAHKVGRANDQSVDVLAEDPLGRRWALQCKHKRDPLGGKPVGVGVLYALAGTYQRAHRAHVAVVVTNGSFSREAHRWGAEQGILLVDRNALARWAAGSRPLWDVLPRIPAPRGGHRH; from the coding sequence ATGGTGGCACTGCTCGCGCTCGGCGCGGCGGTTGCCGTCCTGCGGTGGCTGGCGGCGAACTGGTGGGTCCTCGTCGTCCTAGCGCTGACGGCCGGTGCCGTCGCCGCCGCCGTGCTGCGCGCCCGCGTCCTCGCTGCCCGCCGACTGCAGCTGCGGGCAGCCAGGTTGCGCCTGGCGCTGAGCGGTCCGGGCGGGATCGACCACATGGCGCCGGACGCGTTCGAGTACGCGGTGCGCGACCTGTTGCAGCGCGACGGCTGCCGCGCGCACAAGGTCGGGAGGGCCAACGACCAGAGCGTGGACGTCCTCGCCGAGGACCCGCTGGGGCGGCGCTGGGCCCTGCAGTGCAAGCACAAGCGGGATCCGCTCGGCGGAAAGCCGGTCGGTGTGGGCGTCCTGTACGCGCTCGCCGGCACCTACCAGCGGGCCCACCGCGCCCACGTCGCCGTCGTCGTCACCAACGGCAGCTTCTCCCGCGAAGCCCACCGCTGGGGCGCCGAGCAGGGCATCCTCCTGGTCGACCGGAACGCCCTCGCCCGCTGGGCCGCCGGCAGCCGGCCCCTGTGGGACGTCCTGCCCCGCATCCCCGCGCCCCGGGGCGGACACCGCCACTGA